The Thalassophryne amazonica chromosome 6, fThaAma1.1, whole genome shotgun sequence genome includes a region encoding these proteins:
- the LOC117512741 gene encoding cell division control protein 42 homolog isoform X2: protein MQTIKCVVVGDGAVGKTCLLISYTTNKFPSEYVPTVFDNYAVTVMIGGEPYTLGLFDTAGQEDYDRLRPLSYPQTDVFLVCFSVVSPSSFENVKEKWVPEITHHCPKTPFLLVGTQIDLRDDSSTVEKLAKNKQKPITFETAEKLARDLKAVKYVECSALTQKGLKNVFDEAILAALEPPEPKKRRKCVLF from the exons ATGCAGACTATCAAATGCGTCGTCGTCGGTGATGGAGCAGTGGGAAAAACCTGCTTATTGATTTCATACACCACCAACAAATTTCCCTCGGAATATGTGCCAACA GTGTTTGACAACTATGCAGTAACTGTTATGATTGGGGGTGAACCATACACCCTTGGATTATTTGACACAGCAG GTCAGGAGGATTATGACAGGTTACGACCACTAAGCTACCCACAGACAGATGTCTTCTTAGTCTGCTTCTCAGTTGTTTCACCTTCCTCATTTGAGAATGTTAAAGAAAAG TGGGTTCCTGAAATAACTCACCACTGTCCCAAGACCCCGTTCCTTTTGGTCGGCACCCAGATTGACCTGCGAGATGACTCCTCCACAGTGGAGAAGCTAgccaagaacaaacagaagccaatcACCTTTGAGACGGCAGAAAAGCTGGCCCGCGACCTTAAGGCAGTTAAATACGTGGAGTGCTCGGCCCTGACGCAG AAAGGATTAAAGAATGTGTTTGATGAGGCAATACTGGCTGCCCTGGAGCCTCCTGAACCTAAGAAAAGACGTAAATGCGTACTGTTTTAA
- the LOC117512739 gene encoding F-box only protein 6-like isoform X2, with protein MGSSQSSDSTELSSPTSAAATSSDFVNLPLEILEETFLNLPAQQVVNVCCLVCKQWKFVADSDSLWKERCRREGYYRDGSSKIPEDWRLFYFLCKNRRNLLQNPKGDQKLSGWHILENGGDKWKVEEPMVPHPDETVQKNFVTSYMMCKKCQLIDLEKEGYNSSFMDVFQPAIKISDWYAPRWDCGCEYEICVELLNARKRIIQKFAPERIYFEQWNNQQWNQLTHIFQNYGPGVRYILFTHGGKDTQFWAGWYGIRVTNSSVEICPEK; from the exons ATGGGTTCTTCTCAAAGCTCTGACTCCACGGAGTTGTCGAGTCCCACCTCAGCGGCTGCCACTTCCTCAGAT TTTGTCAACCTTCCTCTGGAGATCTTGGAGGAGACCTTCTTGAATCTTCCAGCCCAGCAGGTGGTTAATGTTTGCTGTCTGGTGTGCAAACAATGGAAATTTGTGGCCGATAGTGATTCTTTGTGGAAAGAGAGATGTAGAAGAGAAGGCTATTACCGTGACGGTTCTTCTAAAATTCCCGAAGACTGGAGACTGTTTTATTTCTTGTGCAAAAATAGAAGAAACCTCCTCCAGAATCCAAAAGGAGACC AAAAATTAAGTGGCTGGCACATTTTGGAGAACGGTGGTGACAAATGGAAAGTAGAGGAACCTATGGTGCCACATCCAGATGAGACGGTCCAGAAAAACTTTGTGACCTCTTATAT GATGTGTAAAAAGTGCCAGTTGATTGACTTGGAGAAAGAGGGTTACAACTCGTCATTTATGGATGTCTTCCAGCCAGCCATCAAAATATCTGATTG GTATGCACCACGCTGGGATTGCGGCTGTGAATATGAGATCTGTGTGGAGTTGCTGAATGCGAGAAAGCGGATAATCCAGAAATTTGCTCCTGAGAGGATTTATTTTGAACAGTGGAACAACCAACAGTGGAATCAG ttgaCCCACATATTCCAAAACTATGGACCTGGAGTGCGATATATCCTCTTTACACACGGAGGAAAGGACACGCAGTTCTGGGCAGGATGGTATGGAATTCGTGTTACCAACAGCTCTGTGGAGATATGTCCTGAAAAGTGA
- the LOC117512739 gene encoding F-box only protein 6-like isoform X1, translating into MGSSQSSDSTELSSPTSAAATSSDVFVNLPLEILEETFLNLPAQQVVNVCCLVCKQWKFVADSDSLWKERCRREGYYRDGSSKIPEDWRLFYFLCKNRRNLLQNPKGDQKLSGWHILENGGDKWKVEEPMVPHPDETVQKNFVTSYMMCKKCQLIDLEKEGYNSSFMDVFQPAIKISDWYAPRWDCGCEYEICVELLNARKRIIQKFAPERIYFEQWNNQQWNQLTHIFQNYGPGVRYILFTHGGKDTQFWAGWYGIRVTNSSVEICPEK; encoded by the exons ATGGGTTCTTCTCAAAGCTCTGACTCCACGGAGTTGTCGAGTCCCACCTCAGCGGCTGCCACTTCCTCAGATGTA TTTGTCAACCTTCCTCTGGAGATCTTGGAGGAGACCTTCTTGAATCTTCCAGCCCAGCAGGTGGTTAATGTTTGCTGTCTGGTGTGCAAACAATGGAAATTTGTGGCCGATAGTGATTCTTTGTGGAAAGAGAGATGTAGAAGAGAAGGCTATTACCGTGACGGTTCTTCTAAAATTCCCGAAGACTGGAGACTGTTTTATTTCTTGTGCAAAAATAGAAGAAACCTCCTCCAGAATCCAAAAGGAGACC AAAAATTAAGTGGCTGGCACATTTTGGAGAACGGTGGTGACAAATGGAAAGTAGAGGAACCTATGGTGCCACATCCAGATGAGACGGTCCAGAAAAACTTTGTGACCTCTTATAT GATGTGTAAAAAGTGCCAGTTGATTGACTTGGAGAAAGAGGGTTACAACTCGTCATTTATGGATGTCTTCCAGCCAGCCATCAAAATATCTGATTG GTATGCACCACGCTGGGATTGCGGCTGTGAATATGAGATCTGTGTGGAGTTGCTGAATGCGAGAAAGCGGATAATCCAGAAATTTGCTCCTGAGAGGATTTATTTTGAACAGTGGAACAACCAACAGTGGAATCAG ttgaCCCACATATTCCAAAACTATGGACCTGGAGTGCGATATATCCTCTTTACACACGGAGGAAAGGACACGCAGTTCTGGGCAGGATGGTATGGAATTCGTGTTACCAACAGCTCTGTGGAGATATGTCCTGAAAAGTGA
- the LOC117512741 gene encoding cell division control protein 42 homolog isoform X1 has translation MQTIKCVVVGDGAVGKTCLLISYTTNKFPSEYVPTVFDNYAVTVMIGGEPYTLGLFDTAGQEDYDRLRPLSYPQTDVFLVCFSVVSPSSFENVKEKWVPEITHHCPKTPFLLVGTQIDLRDDSSTVEKLAKNKQKPITFETAEKLARDLKAVKYVECSALTQRGLKNVFDEAILAALEPPETQRKRKCCLF, from the exons ATGCAGACTATCAAATGCGTCGTCGTCGGTGATGGAGCAGTGGGAAAAACCTGCTTATTGATTTCATACACCACCAACAAATTTCCCTCGGAATATGTGCCAACA GTGTTTGACAACTATGCAGTAACTGTTATGATTGGGGGTGAACCATACACCCTTGGATTATTTGACACAGCAG GTCAGGAGGATTATGACAGGTTACGACCACTAAGCTACCCACAGACAGATGTCTTCTTAGTCTGCTTCTCAGTTGTTTCACCTTCCTCATTTGAGAATGTTAAAGAAAAG TGGGTTCCTGAAATAACTCACCACTGTCCCAAGACCCCGTTCCTTTTGGTCGGCACCCAGATTGACCTGCGAGATGACTCCTCCACAGTGGAGAAGCTAgccaagaacaaacagaagccaatcACCTTTGAGACGGCAGAAAAGCTGGCCCGCGACCTTAAGGCAGTTAAATACGTGGAGTGCTCGGCCCTGACGCAG CGGGGACTGAAGAACGTATTTGATGAGGCTATCCTAGCCGCTTTAGAGCCCCCTGAAACTCAGAGAAAGAGAAAATGCTGTTTGTTCTGA